The window ACGATCCGGCCCTCGAAGACCTGCACGAGCTCGATGACCTCGCCGCGGCTCTTGGGCTCGGCCCGCACCGTGGCCAGCACGAGCTCCCGCTCGGTCGCCTCGGCCGGATCCAGCTCGGAGATCTTCACCACGTTGATGAGCTTGAACAGCTGCTTGGTGACCTGCTCCAACGGGGAGGACTCGACGTCCACGACGATGGTGATGCGGCTGAAGCGCTCGTCGTCGGTCGGTGCCACGGCCAGCGAGTAGATGTTGTAGCCCCGGCGGGAGAACAGGCCGGCGACGCGAGCCAGGACGCCGGCCCGGTTCTCGACGGTGACCGACAGGATGTGGTGCCTCGGTTGGTTCCCCTTCGCGGGCGCCATCACCGTCCTCCTTCTCCATGGGCGGGGTCGACGACGATGTCGTCGTTGGAGCCGCCGGCCGGCACCATCGGAAAGACCTTCTCCGACGAGTCGGTACGAAAGTCGATCACCACCGGCCGGTCGTCGATCTCGTTGGCCTTGTCGATCGCCGGACCCACCTCCTCGGGGGCCTCCACCCTCAGTCCGACACAGCCCATGGCGTCGGCCCACTTCACGTAGTCGGGCAGGTCAGGCGACAGGTAGACCTCGGAGTAGCGCTCGTCGTAGAACATCTCCTGCCACTGACGCACCATGCCGAGGTAGGCGTTGTTGAGGATGGCGATCTTGACCGGTATGCGCTCGGCGGAGGCCGTCACCAGCTCCTGGGCCGTCATCTGGAAGCACCCGTCGCCGTCGACCGCCCAAACCGTCCGGTCGGGCCGGCCCACCTTGGCCCCGATGGCGGCCGGCACGGCGAAGCCCATCGTGCCCAAGCCACCGGAGTTGACCCACGTGTAGGGGTGGTTGAAGCGCCAGTACTGCGAGGTCCACATCTGGTGTTGACCGACGCCGGCCACGACGATCGTGTCGTCGGGAGTGGCGTCGCGAAGGGACTCGACGACGAACTGCGGCTTGAGCACGCCGTCGGGCGGGTTGCGGTCGTAGGCGAGCGGGTACTGCCGTTGCCACTGGCGGATCTGGTCGATCCACGGCCCGCGATCCGGCACCGGCTCGGGCTCCGTCTGCTGGCGAACGGCGGCGACGAGCTCCTCGATGACCAGGCGGCAGTCGCCGACGATCGGAACATCGGGTCGGCGCACCTTGCCCAGCTCGGCGGGGTCGATGTCGACGTGGACGACCTTGGCCTCGGGGGCGAACGCCGACACCTTGCCAGTGACCCGGTCGTCGAAGCGGCTCCCGAGGGCGATGAGGAGGTCGGCCTTCTGCATGGCGGTCACCGCGGTGTAGTTGCCGTGCATGCCCGGCATGCCCAGGCACATCGGGTGGTCGTCGGGAAACGCGCCGCGGGCCATGAGCGTGGTGACGACGGGGATCCCGGTGTCGTCGACCAGCGCCCGCAGGGCTTCCGCCGCACGGGCCTTCAGGATGCCGCCGCCGGCGTAGATCACGGGTCGCTGGGCGGAGGCGATCAGCCGGGCCGCCTCCCTGATCATGCGGGGGTGGCCGCGCGTCGTGGGCTTGTAGCCCGGCAGGTCGACACCGTTGGGCCAGTACCAGTCCATGGTCGCGTTCGACACGTCCTTGGGCAGATCGATCAGGACGGGCCCGGGCCGGCCGGTCGTGGCGACGTGGAAGGCCTCGGCGACCACCTGGGGGATGTCCTGGGCGTCGGTGACAAGCCAGTTGTGCTTGGTCACGGCCATGGTGATTCCGGTGGTGTCGCACTCCTGGAATGCGTCCGTGCCGATGGCCGAGCGCGCCACCTGACCGGTCACGCAGACGAGCGGGATCGAGTCCATGTAGGCGTCGCACAGGGGGGTGACGATGTTGGTGGCCGCCGGACCACTCGTGACCATGGC is drawn from Acidimicrobiales bacterium and contains these coding sequences:
- the ilvN gene encoding acetolactate synthase small subunit, whose translation is MAPAKGNQPRHHILSVTVENRAGVLARVAGLFSRRGYNIYSLAVAPTDDERFSRITIVVDVESSPLEQVTKQLFKLINVVKISELDPAEATERELVLATVRAEPKSRGEVIELVQVFEGRIVDVGYDQLTVMLAGAPSKLDDFEDLMRSYGIVELQRTGRVALPKLERQAPRLRSVSGAVG
- a CDS encoding acetolactate synthase large subunit, which produces MKLTGAQALIKSLEMEQVEVMFGLPGGAILPVYDPIIESTIRHILVRHEQGAGHMAEGYAHATGRPGVAMVTSGPAATNIVTPLCDAYMDSIPLVCVTGQVARSAIGTDAFQECDTTGITMAVTKHNWLVTDAQDIPQVVAEAFHVATTGRPGPVLIDLPKDVSNATMDWYWPNGVDLPGYKPTTRGHPRMIREAARLIASAQRPVIYAGGGILKARAAEALRALVDDTGIPVVTTLMARGAFPDDHPMCLGMPGMHGNYTAVTAMQKADLLIALGSRFDDRVTGKVSAFAPEAKVVHVDIDPAELGKVRRPDVPIVGDCRLVIEELVAAVRQQTEPEPVPDRGPWIDQIRQWQRQYPLAYDRNPPDGVLKPQFVVESLRDATPDDTIVVAGVGQHQMWTSQYWRFNHPYTWVNSGGLGTMGFAVPAAIGAKVGRPDRTVWAVDGDGCFQMTAQELVTASAERIPVKIAILNNAYLGMVRQWQEMFYDERYSEVYLSPDLPDYVKWADAMGCVGLRVEAPEEVGPAIDKANEIDDRPVVIDFRTDSSEKVFPMVPAGGSNDDIVVDPAHGEGGR